In one Thermanaerovibrio velox DSM 12556 genomic region, the following are encoded:
- a CDS encoding UDP-N-acetylmuramoyl-tripeptide--D-alanyl-D-alanine ligase translates to MSLPRGISIDSRDVKSGDLFVAIEGNRTDGHKYVSQAFKSGASCALVKRSKLDIVKAPMGCSIVAVDDTEKTLALAAREWLDRVSPRVIGITGSVGKTTTREVMLAAMKGIGPAHSAPKSYNTMIGASLTVLSMPRDCRFLVLEYGTSSFGEISSLVNVFPPNDMIITEVRPAHLEGLGSLEGVLRAKLEILESPRGEFLSYNADNDLLWNAFSSGIGDGNGLEVVSVGTSRGDVRIEHREILWSCDGPRLFMVVSYGGERVEISSGLWLLHNAYSLAFAWLMAKRNRGEDSFVNLASSLTPFSGRGDVIRTSGGGWMINESYNANPASMSAAIDNLMDLAQKANLRPQAILGGMLELGAESDHWHALMVDKLRGLKELDKVVFVGREWSKCALPDSAIWVNSLEDVLELPLDMGDGTLTLIKGSRGYGLDGFVKVKSR, encoded by the coding sequence GTGTCCTTGCCAAGGGGCATTTCGATTGATAGCAGGGATGTAAAAAGTGGAGATTTGTTCGTTGCCATTGAGGGCAATAGGACTGACGGGCACAAGTACGTGTCTCAGGCGTTCAAGAGTGGGGCGTCTTGTGCTTTGGTAAAACGGTCTAAGCTGGATATAGTAAAAGCCCCTATGGGGTGCAGCATCGTAGCGGTTGATGATACAGAGAAAACCTTGGCTCTGGCAGCCAGGGAGTGGCTGGACAGGGTCTCTCCAAGGGTTATAGGGATTACTGGATCAGTCGGTAAGACCACTACCAGAGAGGTCATGTTGGCCGCCATGAAGGGTATAGGGCCTGCTCATAGTGCCCCTAAGAGTTACAACACGATGATAGGGGCATCTCTCACCGTTTTATCCATGCCTAGGGATTGCAGGTTCCTTGTCTTAGAGTACGGAACCAGCAGTTTCGGTGAGATATCATCCCTGGTGAACGTGTTCCCGCCTAACGACATGATAATAACGGAGGTTCGCCCTGCCCATCTGGAGGGGTTGGGAAGCCTTGAGGGAGTTTTAAGGGCTAAACTGGAGATATTGGAGTCCCCGAGGGGGGAATTTTTGTCTTATAACGCCGATAACGACCTCCTGTGGAATGCCTTTAGTAGCGGTATAGGTGATGGGAATGGCTTGGAGGTAGTGTCTGTTGGGACCAGTAGGGGAGACGTGAGGATTGAACATCGTGAGATCCTGTGGTCTTGTGATGGCCCTAGGCTCTTCATGGTGGTCTCCTATGGTGGGGAAAGAGTGGAAATATCCTCCGGATTGTGGCTTCTTCACAATGCCTACTCTCTAGCCTTCGCTTGGCTCATGGCAAAGCGAAACAGGGGGGAGGACTCTTTTGTAAATTTAGCCAGCTCGTTAACTCCATTCTCGGGAAGAGGCGATGTGATTAGGACGAGCGGCGGAGGGTGGATGATTAACGAATCCTATAACGCAAACCCAGCGTCCATGAGTGCCGCCATAGATAACTTGATGGATCTTGCGCAAAAGGCCAATCTCCGACCGCAAGCGATCTTAGGGGGCATGTTGGAGCTGGGAGCGGAATCCGATCACTGGCATGCCTTGATGGTGGATAAGCTGCGGGGGTTGAAAGAGCTGGATAAGGTGGTATTTGTTGGTAGGGAATGGTCAAAGTGTGCTCTCCCTGACAGTGCAATTTGGGTGAATAGCTTGGAGGACGTTTTAGAACTTCCCCTTGACATGGGAGATGGGACCTTAACCTTGATCAAGGGATCTAGGGGATATGGCCTTGATGGATTTGTTAAGGTTAAGTCCAGATAG
- a CDS encoding V-type ATP synthase subunit D → MAKALNVNPNRMELSRLKKRLVVAKRGHKLLKDKQDALIKEFLQRARDLKNLREEVEGELRVCYQSFLLARSQSLPSLLEQALLLSSGGLGVEEKRKNVMSVSIPLYTLSERAVGLTYGLLTSSGSLDVTLEKFESLLPKLVRLAAEEKALRLMAKEIEKTRRRVNALEYVLIPSFIETIKNISMKLDEMERATLGRLMRIKEIVRSH, encoded by the coding sequence ATGGCCAAGGCTTTAAACGTAAACCCCAACCGGATGGAGCTTTCCAGGCTGAAAAAACGCCTGGTGGTGGCCAAAAGGGGACATAAGTTGCTTAAGGATAAACAGGATGCCCTTATAAAGGAGTTCCTTCAGAGGGCGAGGGATCTCAAAAACCTCCGGGAGGAGGTTGAGGGGGAGCTAAGGGTTTGCTACCAGAGCTTTCTCTTGGCAAGGTCTCAATCCCTTCCGTCCTTGTTGGAGCAAGCCCTTTTGCTATCCAGTGGTGGGCTGGGGGTTGAAGAGAAGAGGAAGAACGTTATGAGCGTTAGCATACCGCTATACACTCTCTCTGAGCGGGCGGTGGGGCTTACCTACGGTCTTCTAACCTCTTCTGGGAGCTTGGATGTTACCCTGGAGAAGTTCGAGTCCCTGCTGCCTAAACTGGTCCGATTGGCTGCGGAGGAAAAGGCTTTGCGGCTTATGGCCAAGGAGATAGAAAAGACCAGGCGGCGGGTAAACGCACTGGAGTACGTCCTGATCCCCAGCTTCATAGAGACCATAAAGAACATATCCATGAAGTTGGATGAGATGGAGAGGGCTACCCTGGGGCGGCTTATGCGTATTAAGGAGATAGTCAGATCACATTAA
- a CDS encoding UDP-N-acetylmuramoyl-L-alanyl-D-glutamate--2,6-diaminopimelate ligase, translating to MISQEPDFVSVIVRDESTLDREVCDVASDTYSVRDGSIFVCVKGSRYDGHSFARDAVRSGAVALCVQNPIDDIQVPQVVSSNPRSFMGRLGAVLYGWPSKQLKMVGVTGTNGKTTTTYMIRSIFDKSGMKTGLLGTIFYCDGISFEYADRTTPEGSGIQMFLKRMRDNGCHACVMEASSHGLEQGRLEGCLFDGAVFTNLTPEHLDFHGSLDSYFHAKRKLFDCYMKDGWVGASNAYDTWGKRLLEEYGGNMNGYAVIGVNEPPIKGVWCGRVVSYGLDGMTLDVFDPQCQMFIDKLPVPLIGEYNAQNAMGAIALCASLGIDASSIRRGITSMPQVPGRLETYRFPNNVVAVIDYAHTPDGLEKVLTALKKVCAGKLWAVFGHGGERSREHRPKLGAVASSLADRVVITMDNPRSEDPEDIARQIESGMVKPKDGFAHWVIINRSEAIRFAMDNAAPGDLVAITGKGPERFLIFADRKEPFEDRLELITWGRERFGPLEWDV from the coding sequence TTGATTAGCCAAGAGCCGGATTTTGTATCTGTGATTGTAAGAGATGAGTCCACCTTGGATAGAGAGGTATGTGATGTTGCATCGGATACCTATAGCGTAAGAGATGGATCTATCTTCGTGTGTGTTAAGGGAAGCAGGTATGACGGGCACAGCTTTGCGAGGGATGCGGTAAGGTCGGGGGCGGTTGCGTTATGCGTGCAAAACCCCATTGACGACATCCAGGTCCCTCAAGTGGTCTCTTCAAACCCAAGGTCTTTCATGGGTAGGTTGGGGGCTGTGTTGTACGGTTGGCCCTCTAAGCAGCTTAAGATGGTGGGAGTGACAGGTACCAACGGCAAAACCACCACCACGTACATGATAAGGTCAATATTCGATAAGTCGGGCATGAAAACCGGCCTTTTGGGGACTATATTTTACTGCGATGGCATATCGTTTGAGTATGCTGATAGGACAACCCCAGAGGGCAGCGGCATTCAGATGTTCCTTAAGAGGATGAGGGACAACGGCTGCCATGCCTGTGTCATGGAGGCCTCTTCTCATGGATTGGAGCAGGGAAGGCTGGAAGGGTGCCTTTTTGACGGGGCGGTTTTTACGAACCTTACCCCTGAACACCTGGACTTCCATGGTAGCCTGGATTCTTATTTTCATGCAAAACGAAAACTGTTTGATTGTTATATGAAAGATGGCTGGGTTGGGGCTTCAAACGCGTATGATACATGGGGTAAGAGGCTGCTGGAAGAGTACGGCGGAAACATGAATGGATATGCGGTTATAGGTGTAAACGAACCCCCTATCAAGGGTGTTTGGTGTGGCAGGGTCGTATCCTATGGTCTTGATGGCATGACTCTGGACGTGTTCGATCCCCAATGTCAGATGTTCATTGATAAGCTTCCTGTTCCCCTGATAGGTGAATATAACGCTCAGAACGCCATGGGAGCCATTGCTCTTTGTGCTTCCCTGGGTATAGACGCCTCTTCCATAAGGAGAGGTATTACCTCGATGCCCCAGGTTCCAGGTAGGCTGGAGACTTACCGATTCCCTAACAACGTGGTGGCGGTGATCGATTATGCCCATACGCCAGATGGGCTGGAGAAGGTGTTGACAGCCCTTAAAAAGGTCTGTGCCGGAAAGCTATGGGCAGTATTTGGCCATGGGGGGGAGAGAAGCAGGGAGCATAGGCCTAAACTAGGAGCGGTTGCCTCTTCTTTGGCGGACAGGGTGGTTATAACGATGGACAATCCAAGGAGCGAGGATCCAGAGGATATAGCCCGGCAGATAGAGTCGGGAATGGTGAAACCAAAGGACGGGTTTGCCCATTGGGTTATAATAAACCGCTCTGAGGCCATAAGGTTTGCGATGGATAACGCTGCCCCTGGAGATTTGGTGGCTATAACGGGTAAGGGACCGGAACGGTTCCTTATATTTGCAGATCGCAAAGAGCCCTTCGAAGACCGTTTAGAGTTGATAACCTGGGGAAGGGAGCGTTTTGGTCCCCTAGAGTGGGATGTCTAG
- the rsmH gene encoding 16S rRNA (cytosine(1402)-N(4))-methyltransferase RsmH encodes MVHVPVMLNEVLHMLSPFEDVELVVDGTLGAGGHSMAILENCPNAFLIGIDQDESILAIAKDRLSAFKDRVYFALGNFRDIRSILSDAGFDSAQVFLFDLGISSLQVDSPERGFSFNYNGPLDMRMDMGRVCSSLTAADIVNTWSPAELTMLFRRYGEDPFAFQVARAICRRREKDGPIMTCEELVEVIRSAVPAPAQRKMRGHPARRIFQALRIQVNDEMGALEDLLDELPQITRRGGKVIFITYHSLEDRMVKRNMRSWAEAGLGKPMTSRPLVPSEEELELNRRSRSAKVRGFLFTP; translated from the coding sequence ATGGTACACGTTCCGGTCATGTTGAATGAGGTGCTCCATATGCTTAGCCCCTTTGAGGATGTTGAGCTTGTGGTGGACGGAACCCTGGGGGCAGGGGGGCATTCGATGGCCATATTGGAGAACTGCCCTAACGCTTTCTTGATTGGCATAGATCAGGATGAATCCATATTAGCTATAGCCAAGGATAGGCTGTCTGCTTTCAAGGATAGGGTTTATTTTGCTTTGGGTAACTTCAGGGATATAAGATCCATACTTTCTGATGCGGGCTTTGATAGCGCACAAGTGTTTCTGTTTGACCTGGGCATATCTTCGCTTCAGGTCGATTCCCCAGAGAGGGGCTTTTCCTTTAATTACAACGGACCCCTTGACATGCGTATGGACATGGGGAGGGTTTGTTCTTCCCTTACCGCGGCCGATATTGTAAATACATGGTCCCCTGCGGAGCTTACCATGTTGTTTAGACGGTATGGGGAGGATCCCTTCGCTTTCCAAGTGGCCAGAGCTATATGCCGGCGTAGGGAGAAGGACGGTCCCATAATGACCTGTGAGGAGCTTGTGGAGGTGATAAGGTCTGCCGTCCCAGCTCCAGCCCAGAGAAAGATGCGGGGGCATCCAGCTAGACGTATATTCCAGGCCTTAAGGATTCAGGTGAATGATGAGATGGGAGCCCTTGAGGACCTCCTCGATGAGCTACCCCAGATAACAAGAAGAGGTGGCAAGGTGATTTTTATAACCTACCATTCTCTGGAGGACAGGATGGTTAAGAGGAACATGAGGAGCTGGGCAGAAGCGGGGCTTGGCAAACCCATGACCTCACGCCCCCTGGTGCCGTCGGAGGAGGAACTGGAGCTTAACCGTAGGTCTAGGAGTGCAAAGGTGAGGGGTTTCTTGTTTACGCCTTGA
- the murD gene encoding UDP-N-acetylmuramoyl-L-alanine--D-glutamate ligase, with protein sequence MLRDWTGKAVTIIGGGLSGVALARLAKEAGARVFVSDAAKIKDDRLSDMKAMGIAFEEEGHTERLFEADALVLSSGIAPTSPVLSLARDKGIPVVGELDFVAPFLDVPVIAVTGSNGKTTTTGMLGHFFSSLGLKVVTAGNIGNPIALVPVCFSDSQVVVAEVSSFQLFWCSSATFVGSVVTNIAPDHIDWHGSFENYVASKKRAMERTMLSGFSIIQRSDANILGASGLSHKVLTLTWGHALGEQDVCLDDDAKEARMILDGQPIRLFRFEEVKLLGKHNLENAAMALASAAMFLRRPVSGEEVNIAGFKAPPHRCELAGVVNGVIFVDDSKGTNVAATVTALKSLKCPGNGRKIILLGGRGKGETYELLARAVLEECYHAVLYGEEGMAIGAALSKAGFSNWVYVNDLNDAVNKAYELARPNDMVLLSPACTSWDQYSSYKERGDHFKRLVASLASLN encoded by the coding sequence TTGCTTCGCGATTGGACTGGAAAGGCTGTAACGATAATAGGGGGCGGGCTTAGCGGTGTTGCCTTGGCAAGGCTCGCCAAGGAGGCGGGAGCAAGGGTTTTCGTATCGGACGCTGCCAAGATCAAGGATGATCGGCTCTCGGATATGAAAGCCATGGGCATAGCCTTTGAGGAGGAGGGGCACACGGAGAGGCTTTTTGAGGCAGATGCTCTGGTGTTAAGTTCCGGAATAGCTCCAACATCGCCGGTGCTTTCCCTTGCTAGAGATAAGGGGATACCTGTTGTTGGAGAGCTGGATTTTGTGGCTCCCTTTTTGGACGTACCGGTTATTGCTGTAACAGGGAGTAACGGCAAGACCACTACCACGGGGATGTTGGGGCACTTCTTTTCCTCTTTGGGACTTAAGGTGGTTACTGCGGGGAACATTGGTAACCCGATCGCCCTGGTCCCCGTATGCTTTTCTGACTCCCAGGTGGTTGTTGCGGAGGTGAGCAGTTTTCAGCTCTTTTGGTGCTCTAGTGCCACCTTTGTGGGCAGTGTTGTGACCAACATAGCGCCTGATCACATTGACTGGCATGGATCATTCGAAAATTACGTGGCATCCAAGAAAAGGGCTATGGAGAGGACTATGCTTTCTGGTTTCTCTATTATACAACGCTCGGATGCGAACATCTTGGGAGCCTCGGGGTTATCTCATAAGGTGTTAACCTTGACATGGGGTCATGCCCTAGGGGAACAGGACGTATGTTTGGATGATGATGCCAAGGAGGCCAGGATGATCCTCGATGGCCAGCCTATAAGGCTTTTCCGATTTGAAGAGGTAAAGCTGCTGGGTAAACATAACCTCGAGAATGCCGCCATGGCATTGGCGTCTGCAGCTATGTTCCTTCGTCGCCCTGTCTCTGGAGAGGAGGTTAATATAGCCGGTTTTAAAGCACCGCCTCACCGTTGTGAGCTCGCAGGAGTAGTGAATGGAGTTATCTTCGTGGACGATTCTAAGGGTACCAACGTTGCTGCCACTGTCACTGCCTTAAAGAGCTTAAAGTGTCCTGGCAATGGAAGGAAGATAATACTCCTTGGAGGCCGCGGCAAGGGGGAAACTTATGAACTGCTTGCCAGGGCGGTATTGGAGGAGTGTTACCACGCGGTTTTATATGGGGAAGAGGGGATGGCTATCGGGGCTGCCCTCTCAAAGGCGGGGTTTTCTAATTGGGTATATGTCAATGATCTAAACGATGCTGTAAATAAGGCCTATGAGTTAGCAAGGCCCAATGACATGGTGCTCCTGTCTCCCGCATGCACAAGCTGGGACCAGTATTCAAGCTATAAAGAGCGTGGAGATCACTTTAAACGTTTAGTGGCCTCCCTTGCTAGCTTAAACTAA
- a CDS encoding peptidoglycan D,D-transpeptidase FtsI family protein — protein MLARDAKGKLLDIVGNSSDENYVGAGNIYLSIDSRIQQILEENLTVGVQEASAAWGAAVCLNPNDGSILGLASYPTFNPNDRGSFSNQEALRNNVVARVYEPGSTFKPLVMGLAMEEGLVSGSDRFSCSGSVRIADHIIRDVKKGGHGVEDPKKILVNSCNVGMALIGVRFHVFRFYQGLRSLGFGQRTGIDLAGEEAGLMQPPERWLGVVPANVAIGQGVGVTPIQLVSAIAAIANGGHLLKPYVVREVRDDKGNVIYRGKRTPKSAVFSPGIASYLRDSMREVVKTGTGKEADTPLEEVAGKTGTAQVASGGTYTKGRYVASFVGFWPYKKPRYVLLVVIGEPKGGRFYGGELAAPVFKNIVEAISLLPRVGKD, from the coding sequence TTGCTTGCCCGAGATGCCAAGGGTAAGCTTCTTGATATAGTGGGCAACAGCTCTGATGAAAACTACGTAGGGGCTGGGAATATCTATCTTTCGATAGATTCTAGGATACAGCAGATCTTGGAGGAAAACCTGACCGTGGGAGTTCAAGAGGCTAGTGCTGCCTGGGGGGCCGCGGTTTGTTTGAATCCTAACGACGGATCAATCCTTGGTTTGGCCAGTTACCCAACCTTTAATCCCAATGATAGGGGCTCGTTTTCCAACCAGGAAGCATTGCGCAATAACGTGGTGGCCAGGGTCTATGAGCCTGGTTCCACGTTTAAGCCTCTGGTCATGGGACTTGCCATGGAGGAGGGATTGGTGAGCGGATCTGACAGGTTTTCCTGTTCAGGTAGTGTGAGAATCGCTGACCACATTATAAGGGATGTCAAGAAGGGTGGGCACGGCGTAGAGGACCCCAAGAAGATACTTGTTAACTCCTGTAACGTTGGGATGGCGTTGATAGGTGTTAGGTTTCACGTTTTTCGCTTCTATCAGGGTCTTAGGTCTTTGGGATTCGGTCAGAGGACCGGGATAGATTTGGCCGGTGAGGAAGCGGGGCTCATGCAGCCCCCCGAGAGATGGTTAGGGGTAGTTCCTGCTAACGTTGCAATAGGGCAGGGGGTGGGAGTTACCCCTATTCAGCTGGTTTCTGCCATAGCCGCTATTGCGAACGGAGGGCACCTGCTAAAGCCATATGTGGTAAGAGAGGTTAGGGATGACAAAGGAAACGTGATATACAGAGGTAAGAGGACTCCGAAGTCCGCTGTTTTTTCCCCAGGGATTGCCTCATACCTTAGGGATAGCATGAGAGAGGTGGTTAAAACAGGTACTGGCAAGGAGGCAGACACCCCCCTTGAGGAGGTGGCAGGGAAGACTGGGACCGCCCAGGTGGCCTCAGGGGGTACCTATACCAAGGGACGTTATGTGGCCTCTTTCGTCGGTTTTTGGCCTTATAAGAAGCCCAGATACGTCTTGCTAGTGGTCATAGGAGAGCCCAAGGGAGGCCGATTCTACGGCGGAGAACTTGCAGCGCCGGTCTTTAAGAATATAGTGGAGGCGATATCCCTTCTGCCTAGAGTTGGCAAGGACTGA
- the mraY gene encoding phospho-N-acetylmuramoyl-pentapeptide-transferase, producing MAQFKIKQNVKEYGPEGHAVKVGTPSMGGVVFPLCIVVVLPFCGSDTLKLFSLPLLASVVGYLDDHAKVVKGSGDGLSSLQKLGLQVALSMPWCVWVSMGEGISLWSGMRVAGYFAIPLLLFLSVGLQNAVNVTDGLDGLAAGAMAISVLGFIPFLVDNPMGLAFVAALLAVCLAFLWHNSHPARVFMGDGGAHFLAGSLLVLGVISGRLWLVFPMGFLFGVEILSVAIQILAIRKFGRKVFRMSPIHHHFELIGWPETRIVTRFWLVHVFGMVALVMIAAVFGEGMLG from the coding sequence ATGGCCCAGTTTAAAATAAAGCAAAACGTCAAGGAATACGGTCCAGAGGGGCATGCGGTAAAGGTGGGCACTCCATCCATGGGCGGGGTTGTGTTCCCACTCTGTATAGTCGTTGTTTTGCCATTTTGTGGGAGTGATACTTTGAAGTTGTTTTCCCTCCCGCTTCTGGCTTCGGTGGTTGGTTATCTGGATGACCATGCTAAGGTGGTTAAAGGGTCTGGAGATGGCCTTAGCAGCCTTCAAAAACTTGGGCTTCAGGTGGCTTTGTCCATGCCTTGGTGTGTATGGGTATCCATGGGTGAGGGGATCAGCCTTTGGTCTGGAATGAGGGTTGCGGGATATTTTGCGATACCATTGCTTCTCTTTTTGAGCGTAGGTCTTCAAAACGCGGTGAACGTTACCGATGGTTTGGATGGCCTTGCGGCGGGGGCTATGGCCATATCTGTGCTGGGTTTTATCCCTTTTCTGGTTGATAATCCCATGGGGCTTGCTTTTGTGGCTGCATTGCTGGCGGTTTGCCTGGCCTTTCTTTGGCACAATTCTCATCCTGCCAGGGTTTTTATGGGAGATGGTGGTGCTCACTTCCTTGCCGGGTCTCTCTTGGTGCTGGGTGTTATATCCGGCAGGCTCTGGCTTGTGTTCCCCATGGGTTTCCTATTTGGGGTTGAAATCCTTTCCGTGGCAATTCAGATATTAGCAATAAGAAAATTTGGGCGTAAGGTCTTCAGGATGAGTCCTATTCATCATCACTTTGAGCTGATTGGGTGGCCAGAGACCAGGATAGTGACTAGGTTTTGGTTGGTTCATGTGTTCGGGATGGTGGCTTTGGTTATGATCGCCGCTGTTTTTGGGGAGGGCATGTTAGGTTGA
- a CDS encoding gamma carbonic anhydrase family protein: MIAENLLPFEGIMPEVHEDAFVAPTACLIGKVKVGKGASVWHHAVLRGDLNRIEIGDRSNIQDGCIVHVTDQLPVVVEEDVTVGHGAILHGCTIKRGCLIAMRATVLDGAVIGEGSVIAAGAIVPEGVNIPPGSVVMGIPGKVVREVREKDREKLAFLSSSYVELSSRYKGLR; encoded by the coding sequence ATGATCGCTGAGAATCTGTTGCCCTTTGAGGGTATAATGCCAGAGGTTCATGAGGATGCCTTTGTGGCTCCAACAGCTTGCCTGATAGGTAAGGTTAAGGTAGGCAAGGGAGCAAGTGTTTGGCATCATGCTGTTTTGAGAGGTGACCTCAACCGGATAGAGATAGGGGATAGGTCTAACATACAGGACGGTTGTATAGTTCACGTTACCGACCAGCTACCTGTGGTTGTAGAAGAGGACGTGACCGTCGGCCACGGTGCCATACTTCACGGTTGTACCATAAAGAGAGGTTGCCTTATAGCCATGCGGGCCACCGTTCTAGATGGTGCGGTTATAGGGGAAGGTTCCGTAATAGCCGCCGGAGCCATAGTCCCAGAGGGGGTTAACATACCGCCGGGGAGTGTGGTAATGGGCATTCCAGGCAAAGTTGTAAGGGAGGTAAGGGAGAAGGACAGGGAAAAACTGGCGTTCCTGTCCTCCTCTTACGTCGAACTATCTTCTCGTTACAAGGGTCTGCGGTAG
- a CDS encoding CheR family methyltransferase produces MFAISIDERPYPAPPEYETFKKKVQDLTGVDLNAYKYQIHRRVHMLMQRWGVKSYDEYFNMMASKEEKLREFLDYLTINVSEFFRNPARWWDLRDKVIPSIFKETGQKKVKLWSAGCATGEEPYSLAILAIETGVMNAQPVLASDIDRGAIAIAQKGIYQKRQLLNAPTDWLKKYFTEIDSNTVQVKQEVKDRVVFKQQNLIKDPFDKNFDVILCRNVVIYFSPETKSLLYRKFFEALRPGGYLMTGSTEQIFDYKNIGFESAGPFLYRRPL; encoded by the coding sequence TTGTTCGCCATATCCATTGACGAAAGACCTTATCCTGCCCCCCCAGAATATGAAACCTTCAAGAAGAAAGTTCAAGACCTAACCGGTGTGGACCTTAACGCCTACAAGTACCAAATACACCGGCGGGTGCACATGCTTATGCAGCGATGGGGCGTGAAATCGTACGACGAATACTTCAACATGATGGCCTCCAAAGAAGAGAAACTAAGGGAGTTCTTGGACTACCTCACCATAAACGTGTCGGAGTTTTTCAGGAACCCCGCCAGGTGGTGGGATCTAAGAGACAAGGTCATCCCATCGATATTCAAGGAGACGGGGCAGAAAAAGGTGAAGCTATGGAGCGCCGGCTGCGCCACAGGGGAGGAACCCTACTCTCTAGCGATTCTTGCAATCGAGACCGGGGTAATGAACGCTCAGCCGGTATTAGCTAGCGACATAGATAGAGGTGCTATAGCCATAGCCCAAAAGGGCATTTATCAAAAGAGGCAGCTACTTAACGCTCCTACTGATTGGCTTAAAAAGTACTTCACGGAAATAGACTCAAACACGGTTCAGGTGAAACAGGAAGTAAAAGACCGGGTGGTTTTCAAGCAACAAAACCTCATAAAGGATCCGTTCGACAAGAACTTCGACGTGATCCTGTGCAGAAACGTGGTCATATATTTCTCCCCAGAGACGAAGAGCCTCCTTTACAGGAAGTTCTTTGAGGCCCTTCGCCCTGGCGGATATCTCATGACAGGATCTACTGAGCAGATATTCGACTACAAAAACATAGGGTTTGAATCCGCAGGTCCCTTCCTCTACCGCAGACCCTTGTAA
- the mraZ gene encoding division/cell wall cluster transcriptional repressor MraZ — MGTYDHRMDSKGRLVLPSRFRDELGDRLVATVGIDSCVSIYGLPGWRSFFEKLSALSSARAGCRDVKRLLMASAVEIDVDSMGRVLIPPFLREHASLNREISVIGVGDHVEIWDKELWEARRLQIISELPAIMEGVGGL, encoded by the coding sequence GTGGGAACCTATGATCATCGGATGGATTCAAAGGGGCGCCTTGTGCTCCCATCCAGGTTCAGGGATGAGCTGGGAGATCGTCTCGTGGCCACGGTGGGAATAGATTCCTGCGTATCCATATACGGGCTTCCGGGTTGGAGGTCATTTTTTGAAAAGCTTAGCGCCCTCTCGTCCGCCAGGGCGGGCTGCAGGGATGTCAAACGGCTTCTCATGGCTTCTGCAGTGGAAATAGATGTGGACTCGATGGGGCGGGTGCTTATCCCGCCCTTTCTGAGGGAGCATGCTTCTCTGAATAGGGAGATATCCGTCATAGGGGTTGGGGATCACGTGGAGATTTGGGATAAGGAGTTATGGGAGGCAAGGAGGTTGCAGATAATCTCCGAACTTCCTGCCATCATGGAAGGGGTTGGGGGGCTTTGA